CTTTGAACGCTACTTTTTTCATGCTTTCTACAGGTTTATctgtatatttgtttatttttctgtCTTCAACACTAACTAGATTTCCCACTTCTTTTTCATACTGTTCGTCTAGTTTCTTCAAATAGTTAAGTATCCCTGATGATGCATAATTACTTTCTGGCTTATAACTATTaatttgaataaattttccttttaattcTCCTTTTACCTCATCAGGATAATCAACAGagtttaatgaaaaattggaACCATCAACATTACTATTATAGTTTAATGAATCATTGGAACCATCAAAAATACCATTAGAATTTAATGAGTCAAGTGAGTTTTGATGGATTTTTTGAACATtactatttaaattaatatctGAATCATCTAAAGCTTTATATGTTTGACCGTGTAATGATATGCTTACCCTTATGTCAGATGAATTATTTAGGCTTATATTTTGATTGTATAATATTACAGAGTTAGTTTAAGAATTaagttaaatatttattatttagaaaaatatacatagttacatataaataagaaattagatttgaaaagaaaatgaaaacttGTAAAAAGCGGATAGAAATTATGGTTTTAATTATCCGACTTCATACGAATACTGACACATCTATGCTAAAAAGGCAGAAGAGAAGATTTTAATTAAGgtaaatttatttgtatttgccATTACGTAGAATTGATTTATAGATACTAAcgttttttgttaatataatttagatCTCTATgattttttgataatattcaacggaagatatataataatttttttttatacttttatgtttaaatttaaaactttttaaagaGTTCTTTAATTAGTGATAATTATATCAGATATTCAAAGTAGAAAGAGTTgaaattcattaaataaaaatattatagtaatttttttatgtacaaatattattatttaaaacaatattaatatagaacatgattttaagaatattaaaaattatataattatattaattcttGCAATTAAGACTTACcgttgaaaatattttatatcaaaaaaaaaaaaaataataataacatatatacatttttcttatgcatattaagaaatatttttcgttattttgGTTGTGAGTAAATGGACAGAatgtaacaaaataatattacataataaatatagttaGTGTTTGAAAAgctataatttaaattttatcttcatgattaaaattatgaatagtCCTTTGAATTTAGCTAAAGTCATacatatgaaattttttttaaataatttgtaaTAAGAGAAATAATCacaataatatgaaatatatatatatatataatagtaatgaatagcacttaattaaaatgcagtatatataatattaaggacttacatatattttaagaaaaaatagttaATAGACTGctaactaaaaaatatatgatatataatatctgAAGCTACATTTACCGTTAAACCATATAAGATAATtcaaagttttattttttaaaaaaatagaaagcaTGGTTTTATAATGTGGTATTGTCTTTATGTAGCCTTTAATATTCTtatgtttaaataatatacaggAAACTcatatcataaatataaaataaatatttcaaccAGTAcaagtttataaaaaaaatgtttgcaattaatgtaacaaaaaataccatttaaaaaaaagaaaaagaaaattaataagaaataataaatttgtgtaattttaaaatattttaaagaattatatatataaataattgttaCTTTTATATCATTTCAACGTaggattatttatattttaagttataatataaataagaaaattcttatataataagaTAGAAAAATGGGTTCCCTAGAAATGTATTATAACAGCGATGTCAATATTACAAATtcaataaaaatggaaaatcaGCATTTTGACTAATGAAGAAATTATTagtgaaaattatgaacattctttttacaatattatagtattgaaaagttaaaaattttttgatgatttatatatgtactataatttaactatatttatagaaataatatacaaatatatttcctttttgtaaaattttttttctttacataGGATCAACGATGAATAATTTAAGTCTTCttcctatatatatgtattaagtTTATAATAATGACATATATTACTATGTTAATTTATGTGTGgttcatttatacatataatttatttataaaaatacacgttggtaaaattttttttttttttctatatttggTTGATTGTGCATAAATCGATATAGTGTCTTTGtgttcctttattttttatatattttaaatatataataaatctgtagttataataatatggcttatttatgtaaataaatttgggaaaaaatattaaaacatatatacataaatttaatgaatatatcatttatatttaagcttatgtattaaataacttaataataattctatttaaaaatttatgactTTTTAGAAAACTTAACTTCTGTCCAATTCtgttatatatgaataaatattttttattttttacaaacaataaaaatgatcagtatcgaaaaatattttttatgacgTTTTCTAACGAcagaatttttaattataagaaatatatttatattattatttgtacatatagctatata
The sequence above is a segment of the Plasmodium malariae genome assembly, contig: PmUG01_00_39, whole genome shotgun sequence genome. Coding sequences within it:
- the PmUG01_00063800 gene encoding uncharacterized protein, with translation MYDSDINLNSNVQKIHQNSLDSLNSNGIFDGSNDSLNYNSNVDGSNFSLNSVDYPDEVKGELKGKFIQINSYKPESNYASSGILNYLKKLDEQYEKEVGNLVSVEDRKINKYTDKPVESMKKVAFKVFAPLLLIPIICTTMMIKGIQNHLVFVILVSFATFTLIYFYLFSKLSKYVSKSFNMTEDIVIDKRNINPNIASKRVPSKNINRT